The following coding sequences lie in one Thalassoglobus polymorphus genomic window:
- a CDS encoding dipeptidase — protein MNRRTFLQAAPVGIGLSYLSSNLLAQNENGTARHPLLATQNPIIIRGRDAAMGVLKPNAKDLEHGLNLHEESIVFDSYGFAPRASVDGEALAKLDAAHASDVEFGEARTNMSMIRPATEPKEREEFQEAFRCAGVTCIFQNAGEEGQAVPRLLQRLARFTFLTDMQRDVLVRASLPVDIENAKKAGKHCLYLTGNGTPLPQTWISVQEELAYVQYFFQLGIRMMHLTYNRRNMLADGCAETANGGLSDFGRAAIAEMNRVGVIVDVAHTGWRSSREAAEASTKPMVASHTACNAINEHIRAKPDDVIKAICNTGGLVGICLIPNFLGGSGDISRLLDHIDYVVKKFGIDHVAIGTDVAHTSQYSAEENKKVPKRDRRRSRFAALWPSGSLGGNWPGRATLAWTNWPLITVGLVQRGYSDEEIQKIIGGNVMRVCKEVLPEELQRLNG, from the coding sequence ATGAATCGTCGAACATTTCTTCAAGCCGCTCCCGTCGGAATCGGGCTGTCATACTTGAGTTCAAACCTGCTAGCACAGAACGAAAACGGAACAGCTCGGCATCCGCTACTTGCGACGCAGAACCCGATCATCATTCGAGGTCGGGACGCTGCCATGGGAGTCTTGAAGCCGAATGCAAAAGACTTGGAACATGGGCTGAATCTTCATGAAGAGAGTATCGTCTTTGATTCTTATGGATTTGCTCCGCGGGCATCTGTCGACGGTGAAGCACTTGCAAAGCTCGACGCAGCCCATGCTTCTGATGTCGAATTTGGAGAAGCCCGCACGAACATGTCAATGATTCGTCCGGCTACGGAGCCCAAGGAACGCGAAGAATTTCAGGAAGCGTTTCGATGTGCCGGGGTCACATGCATTTTCCAAAACGCAGGCGAAGAAGGGCAAGCAGTCCCTCGGCTGTTACAACGATTGGCTCGATTTACGTTCTTGACCGACATGCAGCGAGACGTGCTCGTCCGCGCTTCTCTTCCAGTCGATATCGAAAACGCGAAAAAGGCAGGCAAGCATTGCTTGTACCTAACCGGAAACGGGACTCCTTTGCCGCAAACCTGGATCTCCGTTCAAGAAGAACTTGCGTACGTTCAGTACTTCTTTCAACTCGGCATTCGCATGATGCACTTAACATACAATCGTCGCAACATGCTCGCTGACGGATGTGCGGAGACTGCCAACGGCGGACTCAGCGATTTCGGGCGAGCTGCCATCGCGGAAATGAACCGTGTCGGTGTGATTGTGGATGTGGCCCATACCGGCTGGCGAAGCAGCCGTGAAGCGGCTGAAGCTTCAACGAAACCGATGGTTGCCAGCCACACAGCTTGCAACGCAATCAACGAACATATCCGAGCCAAACCGGACGATGTTATTAAAGCCATTTGTAACACTGGTGGCCTGGTTGGAATCTGTCTGATTCCTAATTTCCTCGGAGGCAGTGGAGATATCTCAAGGCTTCTCGATCACATTGATTACGTCGTGAAGAAGTTCGGAATTGATCACGTTGCGATCGGAACCGACGTTGCGCACACGTCGCAGTATTCCGCCGAAGAGAATAAAAAAGTTCCCAAACGCGACAGAAGACGCAGCCGCTTCGCAGCACTTTGGCCAAGCGGTTCACTCGGTGGAAACTGGCCCGGCAGAGCGACACTCGCCTGGACCAACTGGCCTCTGATCACTGTTGGACTTGTCCAACGTGGATACTCCGATGAAGAGATTCAAAAGATCATTGGCGGAAACGTCATGCGAGTCTGTAAAGAAGTCCTGCCAGAAGAACTTCAAAGACTGAATGGCTAG
- a CDS encoding outer membrane protein assembly factor BamB family protein, which translates to MSRLAFVFCLMFTVSLATASETSTTQKSPAWPERGGPLMNGIVPAGSAKNLPVKWDEESGLNVAWKIALEDDGYASPVIGNGKVWFTSATTDGKKQFIYVIDESTGKVLHHKLIFENEDPEPLGNNVNTYASPTCVLENDAVYVHFGTYGTARLDPETAEIVWERRDIRGKHFRGPGSSPIIYEDSLILTYDCIDAQFLMSLNKKTGETNWRVDRSTDYDDLDENGKPKRNGDLRKAFGTPALVEVDGKTQLLSVGSRAAFGYDAKTGKELWTITHDGYNAAARPALHEDIVVINSGGRGASMIAVRLDKTTVGNVDETHVLWNRPRGNSRLATPLLYEGLVYMVTDNGVAICLDAVTGEEVWTNRIGGTFVASPVLANGLLYLCNEEGETSIVKAGREFQLVSKNHLEEGMRASPGVANGALFLRTFHHLYKISK; encoded by the coding sequence ATGTCTCGCTTGGCTTTTGTGTTTTGTTTGATGTTCACAGTCAGTTTGGCGACTGCATCAGAGACCTCCACCACTCAAAAATCACCGGCGTGGCCGGAACGTGGAGGCCCGTTGATGAATGGGATTGTTCCAGCTGGTTCAGCGAAGAATCTGCCCGTGAAATGGGATGAGGAGTCCGGCCTGAATGTCGCCTGGAAAATCGCATTAGAAGATGATGGGTATGCTTCCCCAGTTATCGGGAACGGAAAAGTCTGGTTCACCTCGGCAACAACCGATGGAAAGAAACAGTTCATTTATGTCATCGATGAAAGTACCGGAAAGGTGCTTCATCACAAGTTGATCTTTGAAAACGAAGATCCTGAACCGCTTGGGAATAATGTGAATACGTACGCTTCACCGACATGCGTGTTGGAAAATGATGCGGTGTACGTTCACTTTGGAACTTATGGGACTGCAAGGCTCGATCCGGAAACAGCTGAAATTGTCTGGGAACGAAGAGATATTCGTGGCAAGCATTTTCGAGGGCCTGGTTCGTCGCCGATCATCTACGAAGATTCGCTCATTCTGACTTACGACTGCATCGACGCGCAGTTTTTGATGTCGTTGAATAAGAAAACAGGTGAAACAAACTGGCGTGTTGATCGCTCGACAGATTACGACGATCTGGATGAGAACGGGAAGCCGAAGCGAAATGGTGATTTACGAAAGGCATTTGGAACGCCTGCTCTGGTTGAAGTCGACGGGAAAACTCAGCTCCTTTCCGTCGGTTCACGGGCAGCGTTTGGGTACGATGCCAAGACAGGCAAAGAACTCTGGACGATCACTCACGACGGCTACAACGCCGCCGCCCGCCCTGCTCTGCATGAAGACATTGTGGTGATCAACAGCGGTGGTCGAGGTGCGAGTATGATCGCAGTTCGACTCGACAAAACAACAGTCGGCAATGTGGATGAAACACACGTCCTTTGGAATCGACCGCGCGGAAATTCACGATTGGCGACACCGCTTCTCTACGAGGGACTGGTTTACATGGTGACTGATAACGGAGTGGCAATTTGCCTCGACGCTGTGACCGGTGAAGAAGTCTGGACCAATCGTATTGGCGGAACATTTGTCGCCTCGCCCGTTCTCGCGAATGGTTTGCTCTATCTATGTAATGAAGAAGGTGAAACCTCGATTGTGAAAGCTGGCAGAGAATTCCAACTCGTTTCCAAAAATCATCTTGAAGAAGGAATGCGGGCTTCTCCCGGAGTTGCCAACGGAGCATTATTCCTCAGAACGTTCCACCATCTCTACAAAATTTCTAAATGA